Part of the Cryptosporangium arvum DSM 44712 genome, AACAGCGTGGCGACGGTGAACGACCCGTACACCTCCCCGCGGGCGGCCAGGAACACCACCTTGTCGCGCAGCCCGAGCACGGCCAGCAGCCCGACGACGACCCAGACCTTCGCCGCCGGGATCACCCCGACCGACGAGCCGAGCTCCGGCATCGGGCCGGTGCCGTCCGAGGCCAGGGCGACGACCAGCGCCACCAGCAGCGCGGCGTAGAGCAGGACGTCACCGGCCGTCCGGGTGTCGCCCCGGGTCAGCGGTACCCGCCCCGGCCACGGGGGCAGCCGGATCGTGCCCGGCCGCAGCCAGTACAGGGCCGAGCCCATCGGCGGCACGAACCGGTTGTTGAGCGGACCGAACCCGCAGCCGAGGCCGACCACCTCGAACGCCAGGGTGTACAGCACGACCTTCTGGAAGACGATCGGCTCGGCGTACCAGCCGCCCACGTCGGTGAACCCGTCGATCCCGCCGGTGCCGACCGCGATCGACCAGCCACCGAGCACGTAGAGCAGGATCTTCGCGACGTAGAACAGGTGCAGGACGATCGGCGTCCCGAACCCGACCTCGGCCCAGTGCCGCGCCATCGGCCGGATCTTCTCCGACCGGGTGCCCCGGCTCCACTCCGCGAAATCGACGACCGGCGCGTCCTGCTTGAGAAACCCCACGGACGTCTCCGATCGCCGAGGCCGCTGCCGAGCGATGATGAACCGTCCGAAGAGGACGCGCAAGCTGTTCTAGCCTGGAGACCATGAGCCGGGAACTGTGGTGGGACGGGTGTGTCAACGTCCGTGACCTCGGTGGGCTGGGGCGCGTGCGACCCCGGGCGGTCGTCCGCATGGAGGCACCGACCACGCTGAGCCCCACCGGGTGGGCGGCGGCCTGGGACTACGGCATCCGGACGTTCGTCGACCTGCGCCACGCCGAGGAGTGCGACCCGGACGACGCTCCGCGCCCGCCGGGGATCACGACCGTGCGGGTGCCGCTGGAGCCGATCGGCACGCCGTTCTACGAGCGCTGGGTGCCGATCGACAACCTGGCGTCGCCGCTCTACTACCCGGCGATGCTGGCCGAGCACCCGGAGCCGGTGATCGCGGCCGTCCGGGCGATCGCGACCGCCGCACCCGGCGGCGTCGTGATCCACTGCGCGGGCGGCAAGGACCGCACCGGGCTGGTGTCGCTGGTGCTGCTGACGCTGGCCGGCGCCACCCCGGAGGAGATCACGGCCGACTACCTGATCACGTTCGAGCGGATGGCCGAGCGCTACGCCGCGCTCGGCTACCCCGACGTGCTGGGAAAGGTCAGCCGGATCCTCGCCGAGCACGGCACCACGGTCGAGGCGTCGCTGGCGTCCACCGTCGCCGGGCTCCGGATGCCGGGCTTCCTGCGGGACAACGGCGTGACCGACGCCGAGCTCGCGGCGTTGCGCGCCCGGCTGCTCAGCGGAACGTGAAGCGGACGCCGTTGAGCTCGAGCGGCTCGGGCGCCGGGCCCGGCGCGCGGAGCTCGACGCCGGTCAGCATCGTCCGCGGCCCCTCGGCGAACCGGACGGTGCGGGTGCCCAGCCGCAACACCCCGTCGACGGTTCCGGTGCCGAACACCGCGCCCCAGCGGCGGGCCTGAGCCGCCGGGTCGGGCGAGTGCAGCGTGACCCCGCGGATGTCGTCGATCACCGGGTTCGGGGGCGCGACGACCGGGATGTCGTCCCAGAACCAGACCGACGGGTCGGCGATCTCGTCCAGCTCGACCAGCAGCCCCATGTCCCGCGGGTGCAGCTGCACGATCCGGTGGCCGTAGGCCTCCAGGTCGGCGGCCAGCCGCACGCCGTCGGCGAGCGC contains:
- a CDS encoding tyrosine-protein phosphatase, which produces MSRELWWDGCVNVRDLGGLGRVRPRAVVRMEAPTTLSPTGWAAAWDYGIRTFVDLRHAEECDPDDAPRPPGITTVRVPLEPIGTPFYERWVPIDNLASPLYYPAMLAEHPEPVIAAVRAIATAAPGGVVIHCAGGKDRTGLVSLVLLTLAGATPEEITADYLITFERMAERYAALGYPDVLGKVSRILAEHGTTVEASLASTVAGLRMPGFLRDNGVTDAELAALRARLLSGT